A portion of the Chryseobacterium tructae genome contains these proteins:
- a CDS encoding 4Fe-4S binding protein: MAIKITDECINCGACEPECPNNAIYEGAVDWKASDGTSLQGTITLPSGLTVDADSAQEPVSDDVYFIVTDKCTECKGFHEEPQCAAVCPVDCCVPDEDHVESEEALLNKKAFLHGE, encoded by the coding sequence ATGGCTATTAAAATAACTGATGAATGCATTAATTGTGGGGCTTGTGAACCAGAATGTCCAAACAATGCAATATATGAAGGAGCTGTAGACTGGAAAGCTTCTGATGGTACTAGTCTTCAAGGGACTATTACATTACCATCGGGGCTTACTGTAGATGCAGATTCAGCACAGGAACCAGTAAGTGATGATGTTTATTTCATTGTAACTGATAAATGTACAGAATGTAAAGGATTCCACGAAGAGCCACAGTGTGCTGCAGTATGCCCTGTAGACTGCTGTGTTCCGGATGAGGATCACGTAGAATCTGAAGAGGCACTGCTTAACAAAAAAGCATTCCTACACGGCGAATAA
- a CDS encoding pyridoxal phosphate-dependent aminotransferase — protein MDKLSDRVKRLGYSQTFVMSNKAREMKANGIDVISLTLGEPDFDVPDNIKQAAFDAINENYSHYSPVPGFLELREAIAYKLKRDNNLEYKPTQICVSNGAKQAILNVLAAIINDGDEVLLPAPYWVSYDEMVKMMGGTSVMLPTSYVTDFKVTAEQLEEAITDKTKAILFSSPCNPSGGYYTYDELKSIAKVVAKYPNVTIISDEIYEFINYETKTTSIAQFPEVYEQTAVINGMSKAFAMTGWRIGYSACPEWLAKACEKVQGQMTSGANTVAQRASIVALKTDPSEYKYMIDAFKKRRDLVYELIQEIPGFKVLLPKAAFYFFPDISHYIGKTLNGTEIKNSDDFAMFLLENAHVGCVGGFSFGSPECIRFSYAASEEELREAMKRIKDLLDQFN, from the coding sequence ATGGACAAACTTTCAGATAGAGTAAAAAGACTAGGATACTCACAGACTTTTGTAATGTCTAACAAGGCAAGAGAAATGAAGGCGAACGGAATTGATGTGATCAGCTTAACCCTTGGTGAACCGGATTTTGATGTGCCGGATAATATTAAACAAGCAGCATTTGATGCTATCAATGAGAATTACAGCCACTACTCTCCTGTTCCGGGATTCCTTGAACTTCGTGAAGCTATTGCTTATAAATTAAAAAGAGACAACAATCTGGAGTACAAACCTACTCAGATCTGTGTTTCCAATGGTGCTAAACAGGCTATTTTAAATGTTTTAGCGGCTATTATTAACGATGGTGATGAAGTTTTACTTCCAGCTCCTTATTGGGTAAGCTATGACGAAATGGTAAAAATGATGGGCGGAACTTCTGTAATGCTTCCTACATCTTATGTTACAGACTTCAAAGTAACAGCTGAGCAACTTGAAGAAGCGATTACAGACAAAACAAAAGCAATCCTTTTCAGTTCTCCATGTAATCCATCAGGAGGATATTATACTTATGACGAATTGAAGTCTATTGCTAAAGTAGTAGCTAAATATCCTAATGTGACGATCATTTCAGATGAAATCTATGAATTCATCAATTATGAAACAAAAACTACTTCTATTGCTCAATTTCCTGAAGTTTATGAACAGACAGCCGTAATCAACGGAATGTCAAAAGCTTTCGCAATGACAGGATGGAGAATCGGATACTCCGCATGCCCTGAATGGTTAGCAAAAGCTTGTGAGAAAGTACAAGGACAAATGACAAGCGGTGCCAATACGGTAGCCCAAAGAGCTTCCATTGTCGCTTTAAAAACTGACCCGTCGGAATACAAATACATGATTGATGCTTTCAAAAAAAGAAGAGATCTTGTGTATGAACTGATCCAGGAAATTCCAGGATTTAAAGTATTACTTCCAAAAGCAGCCTTTTACTTTTTCCCGGATATTTCGCATTATATTGGAAAAACCCTGAACGGAACAGAAATTAAAAATTCTGATGATTTCGCGATGTTCTTATTGGAAAATGCTCACGTAGGATGTGTTGGTGGATTCTCTTTCGGAAGTCCGGAATGTATCAGATTCTCTTATGCAGCTTCTGAAGAAGAATTAAGAGAAGCTATGAAACGAATCAAAGATTTGTTAGACCAATTCAATTAA
- a CDS encoding M16 family metallopeptidase, which translates to MNLFKKLTIATSIAAASFAGHAFGQDYQWKEATSNGYKYKYVTNDPTAARYYTLKNGLTVILSPTNKEPRIQTYIATKAGSKTDPADHTGLAHYLEHMLFKGTNQFGSKDWAKEKPLLDQIDALYEKYNQTKDEAKRKEIYKEIDRVSGEAAKYAIANEYDKMMAGMGADGSNAFTSFEQTVYTEDIPSNVVDKFLTLQSERFREPILRLFHTELEAVYEEKNRTLDDDGDKVYDTMFANLFPNNNYGKQTTIGTIEHLKNPSLHAIREYFNNYYVPNNMGIIMSGDFNPDEVITKIDKAFSYMQSKPVPEYIVGQEKAITSPVIKEVVGPDSESVMLGFRFPGASTKDARLLNFVGSMLTNGQAGLIDLDLVKKQKLLGAYAYPYTLKDYSVLLLEGKPTEGQSLDDVKSLLLQEIEKLRKGEFSDDLIQSIVNNEKKNTIQKDEKYSSRASILMDEFTSDVDHKANLEYIEEISKLTKKDIMDFVSKYLQNNNYVAVYKKKGEDKNIVKVDKPTITPVSVNREDQSAFLKKIDEMPEKAIAPVWLNYDKDIAKNKLSEVDVLSVKNTDNALFRMYYHFDSGKWNNKMLPLAAEYLQYLGTNDKSSETISREFYKLASSFKVSAGNEETYVSLEGLNENFDKTIALFENLIKNCKADQAALDAYKARLKKARANAKQNKATIMAGLRSYAQYGSQNPFNNVLSDAELDALKAEDLINILHDLFNFKHKVLYYGPKTGTEAVASLKPIHKLPSALKELPKTKTFVQIPTDKNKVLFAHYDMVQAEIFWARNAEQYNSTITPTVSLFNNYFGGGMGSIVFQTIRESKALAYSTYSYFALPSKKEDKNSIMAYVGTQADKFNEASSAMNELLTTLPKSEQLFETAKSGLKKTIASERISQDGIIFSYLKSQKLGNNFDIRKNVYEQAPKLSFADINTFHDTEMKNKNYTYCIVAAQDKVNEADMQKLGEVKKLNLTEIFGY; encoded by the coding sequence ATGAATTTGTTTAAAAAACTAACAATCGCGACAAGTATCGCTGCAGCAAGTTTTGCAGGCCATGCTTTCGGACAGGATTATCAATGGAAAGAAGCCACTTCCAATGGATACAAGTACAAATACGTTACTAATGATCCTACTGCGGCAAGGTATTATACTTTAAAAAATGGGTTAACGGTTATTTTAAGTCCAACAAACAAGGAACCGCGAATCCAGACCTATATTGCAACCAAAGCAGGAAGTAAGACCGATCCCGCAGATCACACAGGTCTTGCTCATTATCTGGAGCACATGCTTTTCAAAGGAACCAATCAGTTCGGATCTAAAGATTGGGCTAAGGAGAAACCTCTTTTAGATCAGATTGATGCTCTTTATGAAAAATACAATCAAACTAAAGATGAGGCTAAGAGAAAGGAGATCTATAAAGAAATTGACAGAGTTTCCGGAGAAGCAGCCAAATATGCGATTGCTAACGAATACGACAAAATGATGGCTGGTATGGGTGCCGACGGATCCAACGCCTTCACTTCTTTTGAACAAACAGTATACACGGAAGATATACCATCTAATGTGGTTGATAAATTTTTGACTCTGCAGTCAGAAAGATTCAGAGAGCCTATTCTCAGATTATTCCATACAGAACTTGAAGCAGTATACGAAGAGAAAAACAGAACACTTGATGATGATGGAGATAAAGTATACGATACCATGTTCGCCAATCTCTTTCCTAATAATAATTATGGAAAGCAGACGACAATTGGTACCATTGAGCACTTGAAAAATCCATCTCTGCATGCCATCAGAGAATACTTCAACAATTATTACGTTCCCAACAATATGGGAATCATTATGTCAGGAGACTTCAATCCGGATGAAGTGATTACTAAGATTGACAAAGCTTTCTCTTATATGCAATCTAAACCGGTTCCTGAATACATCGTAGGACAGGAAAAAGCCATTACTTCTCCAGTCATAAAAGAAGTTGTAGGCCCTGATTCTGAAAGCGTAATGCTTGGTTTCAGATTCCCGGGCGCTTCAACAAAAGATGCAAGGCTCTTAAATTTTGTAGGAAGTATGCTTACCAATGGGCAGGCAGGATTAATTGACCTTGATCTGGTAAAAAAACAAAAACTATTGGGCGCCTATGCTTACCCTTATACTCTCAAAGACTATTCGGTACTGCTTTTAGAAGGAAAGCCTACTGAAGGACAGTCATTAGATGATGTAAAAAGTCTTCTTCTTCAGGAAATTGAGAAATTGAGAAAAGGAGAATTTTCTGATGATCTGATCCAGTCTATTGTTAACAACGAAAAGAAGAACACTATCCAAAAGGATGAAAAATACTCTTCAAGAGCAAGCATCCTGATGGACGAATTCACTTCTGATGTTGACCACAAGGCAAATCTGGAGTATATTGAAGAAATCTCTAAGCTTACCAAAAAAGATATCATGGATTTCGTTTCCAAATATCTTCAGAACAACAATTATGTAGCGGTTTATAAGAAAAAAGGAGAAGACAAAAACATTGTAAAGGTTGACAAGCCTACTATCACTCCTGTTTCAGTGAACAGAGAAGACCAATCCGCTTTCCTTAAGAAAATTGATGAGATGCCTGAGAAAGCAATTGCTCCGGTATGGCTAAATTATGACAAGGACATTGCTAAAAATAAATTGAGCGAAGTAGATGTACTTTCTGTGAAAAACACAGATAATGCTCTATTCAGGATGTATTATCATTTCGATTCCGGAAAATGGAATAACAAAATGCTTCCGTTGGCCGCAGAATACTTACAATATCTTGGAACGAATGATAAGTCTTCAGAAACCATCAGCAGAGAGTTTTACAAACTGGCATCAAGCTTTAAAGTAAGTGCTGGAAATGAAGAAACTTATGTTTCACTGGAAGGTTTAAATGAGAACTTTGATAAGACCATCGCTTTATTTGAAAATCTAATTAAAAATTGTAAAGCAGACCAGGCTGCATTAGATGCTTATAAAGCAAGGCTTAAAAAAGCCAGAGCTAATGCAAAACAGAATAAAGCCACTATTATGGCAGGATTAAGAAGCTACGCTCAATATGGATCGCAAAATCCATTCAACAATGTTTTGAGTGATGCTGAACTTGACGCATTGAAGGCTGAAGATCTGATCAATATCCTTCATGATCTTTTCAACTTTAAGCATAAGGTACTTTATTATGGTCCCAAAACAGGAACTGAAGCAGTAGCTTCTTTAAAACCTATCCACAAGCTACCTTCAGCACTTAAGGAACTCCCAAAGACTAAAACTTTTGTACAGATCCCAACAGATAAAAACAAAGTCTTATTCGCTCATTACGACATGGTACAAGCTGAAATCTTCTGGGCTAGAAATGCTGAACAATACAACTCTACCATTACTCCAACAGTGAGTTTATTCAACAATTACTTTGGCGGTGGAATGGGATCTATTGTTTTCCAAACCATCAGAGAATCCAAAGCATTGGCTTATTCTACCTATTCTTATTTCGCTCTTCCAAGCAAGAAGGAAGATAAAAATAGCATTATGGCTTATGTAGGAACTCAGGCAGATAAATTCAATGAAGCATCTTCTGCGATGAATGAACTCTTAACTACCCTGCCAAAGTCTGAGCAATTATTTGAGACAGCTAAAAGCGGATTGAAAAAAACGATTGCCTCTGAAAGAATCTCTCAAGATGGTATCATTTTCTCATATCTGAAATCTCAAAAACTTGGAAACAATTTCGACATCAGAAAGAATGTCTATGAACAGGCACCCAAACTGTCTTTTGCAGACATCAATACTTTCCATGATACGGAAATGAAAAACAAGAACTATACGTATTGTATTGTGGCAGCACAAGATAAAGTAAATGAAGCCGATATGCAGAAATTAGGTGAAGTAAAAAAACTCAATCTAACGGAAATATTTGGTTACTAA
- a CDS encoding GLPGLI family protein yields MKKFYTLLFLAVVCTAPAQNYRFVYEYKMKSDIDNEDSYVIDYMNLDSDGKKSYFYNAVKYERDSIYQADKDLKMLFKSKNYDRNLGYIIEKDYSKREANLYDKYKTANLVITDHEVPKWSVRKEFLKVNGVNCQKAVTQYKGRAWEAWFSKEYPISDGPYKFNGLPGLVIRIKDLDNHHVFNMIQVKKVNSIFSIVPKNNKKMSDQEYRKLLKNETFSPEDIESINIDGQTGKMGVQLKDGYAAQLDMAQIKKAGKGNEDSELARLLKKSNNPIEKENSK; encoded by the coding sequence ATGAAAAAATTCTATACTCTTTTATTTTTGGCAGTAGTCTGCACTGCGCCTGCCCAGAATTATCGTTTTGTGTATGAATACAAAATGAAATCTGATATTGACAATGAAGATTCTTATGTTATAGATTATATGAATCTGGATTCTGACGGAAAGAAATCTTATTTTTATAATGCTGTGAAATATGAAAGAGATTCTATTTATCAGGCAGACAAAGATCTTAAGATGTTATTTAAGAGTAAAAATTATGATAGAAACTTAGGATATATCATTGAAAAAGATTATTCAAAAAGAGAAGCTAATTTATATGATAAATATAAAACAGCAAATCTTGTTATTACGGATCACGAAGTTCCAAAATGGTCTGTCCGGAAAGAGTTTTTAAAGGTCAATGGAGTAAATTGCCAGAAAGCGGTTACCCAATACAAAGGAAGAGCGTGGGAAGCGTGGTTTTCCAAAGAGTATCCTATCAGCGATGGCCCTTACAAATTCAATGGTCTTCCCGGGCTTGTGATAAGGATTAAAGATCTGGATAATCATCATGTTTTTAATATGATTCAGGTGAAAAAAGTGAATTCTATATTTAGCATTGTTCCTAAAAACAATAAAAAGATGTCTGATCAGGAATACAGGAAACTTCTGAAAAATGAGACTTTCAGTCCTGAAGATATTGAAAGTATCAACATAGACGGGCAAACCGGAAAGATGGGTGTGCAATTGAAAGATGGGTATGCTGCTCAATTGGATATGGCGCAAATTAAGAAAGCGGGTAAAGGAAATGAAGATTCGGAATTGGCAAGGTTGCTTAAGAAAAGCAACAATCCTATTGAAAAAGAAAATTCAAAATAA
- a CDS encoding peroxiredoxin codes for MSLVGKKFPNLTIDAMSEMGDDLRINILEEATKNQQKVLLFWYPKDFTFVCPTELHAFQEALGEFEKRNTKVIGASCDTNEVHFAWLNTPKDNGGIEGVTYPLLADTHRQLANTLGIVDQDFEYNEEGEEIFTGSNVTYRATYLIDETGKIFHEAVNDMPLGRNVKEFLRLIDAYTHVQKHGEVCPANWEEGKDAMKADRTSTAEYLAKN; via the coding sequence ATGTCTTTAGTAGGAAAAAAATTCCCGAATTTAACAATCGACGCAATGTCTGAAATGGGTGACGATTTAAGAATCAACATCCTTGAAGAAGCTACAAAAAACCAACAAAAAGTTCTTTTGTTCTGGTACCCTAAAGATTTCACTTTCGTATGCCCTACTGAGCTTCACGCTTTCCAGGAGGCCTTAGGTGAATTCGAAAAAAGAAACACTAAAGTAATCGGTGCATCTTGTGATACTAATGAAGTACACTTTGCATGGTTAAACACTCCAAAAGACAACGGAGGTATCGAAGGAGTAACTTACCCACTTTTAGCTGATACTCACAGACAATTAGCTAATACTTTAGGGATTGTTGATCAGGACTTCGAATACAATGAAGAAGGAGAAGAAATCTTCACAGGTTCTAACGTAACTTACAGAGCTACTTACCTTATCGACGAAACTGGAAAAATTTTCCACGAAGCGGTAAACGATATGCCTCTAGGTAGAAACGTAAAAGAATTCTTAAGATTAATCGACGCTTACACTCACGTTCAAAAACATGGTGAAGTATGTCCTGCAAACTGGGAAGAAGGTAAAGATGCAATGAAAGCTGACAGAACTTCTACAGCAGAATATTTAGCTAAGAACTAA
- the serC gene encoding 3-phosphoserine/phosphohydroxythreonine transaminase, which produces MNKKHNFSAGPCILPQEVFEKSAQAILDFNGIGLSLLEISHRSKDFVAVMDEARAIVKRLMNLGDDYEVLYLGSGASMQFAMVPYNLMKVGGKAAYLDTGTWAAGAIKEAKKLGTVDVVGSSKEENYSFIPKNYTVGSEYDYFHCTSNNTIYGTQMKSFPEVDTLMVCDMSSDIFSRQLDFSKFDLIYAGAQKNMGPAGVTLVVIKKDILGKTGRENMLSMLDYSQHISKESMYNTPPVFPIYASLLTLQYLENNGGIAAAEKRNEAKAKLLYDEIDSNPLFETFCVEEDRSFMNVSFKITDESKKEEFDNAWKAAGISGLNGHRSLGGYRASLYNALPIESVQVLVDVMNLSNN; this is translated from the coding sequence ATGAACAAAAAGCACAACTTCAGCGCAGGGCCATGTATCTTACCACAAGAGGTATTTGAAAAATCAGCACAGGCAATCTTAGACTTTAACGGTATCGGATTATCCCTTCTTGAAATTTCGCACAGAAGTAAAGATTTCGTTGCAGTGATGGACGAAGCACGTGCTATTGTAAAAAGATTGATGAACCTTGGTGATGATTATGAGGTTCTTTATTTAGGGAGCGGTGCCAGCATGCAATTTGCTATGGTTCCTTACAACCTGATGAAAGTAGGTGGAAAAGCGGCTTACCTGGATACAGGAACATGGGCAGCAGGTGCCATCAAAGAAGCCAAAAAATTAGGAACTGTAGATGTAGTAGGTTCTTCAAAAGAAGAGAACTATTCATTCATTCCTAAGAATTATACGGTAGGTTCAGAATACGATTATTTCCACTGTACTTCCAACAATACAATTTATGGAACTCAAATGAAATCATTCCCTGAAGTAGATACTTTAATGGTATGTGATATGAGTTCAGATATTTTCTCAAGACAATTGGATTTTTCAAAATTTGATTTAATTTATGCCGGAGCTCAGAAAAACATGGGACCTGCAGGAGTTACTTTAGTAGTCATCAAAAAAGATATCTTAGGAAAAACAGGAAGAGAAAATATGCTTTCTATGCTGGATTATTCTCAACACATTTCTAAAGAGTCTATGTACAATACCCCACCGGTATTTCCAATTTACGCTTCTTTACTGACATTACAATACCTTGAAAACAATGGTGGAATTGCAGCGGCCGAAAAAAGAAATGAAGCTAAAGCTAAGCTTTTATATGATGAAATAGACAGCAACCCATTATTTGAAACATTCTGTGTGGAAGAAGATCGTTCATTCATGAATGTTTCCTTTAAAATCACAGACGAAAGTAAAAAAGAAGAATTTGATAATGCATGGAAAGCAGCAGGGATTAGTGGACTTAACGGGCACAGAAGCCTTGGCGGATACAGAGCCAGCTTATACAATGCTTTACCTATTGAAAGCGTACAAGTATTGGTAGATGTAATGAATCTATCAAATAATTAA
- a CDS encoding thioredoxin family protein, which translates to MYTELTEDTLQNIVNDNEKVVVQYGATWCGNCRIMKPKFKKLASENDSIPFLYVDAEKLPESRKLAKVDNLPTFAIFKNGELVNQVQSNQAESLINLFNELA; encoded by the coding sequence ATGTACACAGAATTAACCGAAGATACATTACAAAATATAGTAAACGACAACGAAAAAGTAGTTGTTCAATATGGCGCAACATGGTGCGGAAACTGCAGAATCATGAAGCCAAAATTCAAAAAATTAGCATCTGAGAATGACTCTATTCCTTTCTTATATGTAGATGCTGAAAAACTTCCTGAAAGCAGAAAATTAGCAAAAGTAGACAACTTACCTACATTCGCTATCTTTAAAAATGGTGAATTGGTAAACCAGGTTCAATCTAACCAGGCAGAAAGTTTAATTAACCTTTTTAACGAATTAGCATAA
- a CDS encoding DUF6952 family protein: MKLPVIRQFYQNQTPENLEKTLEVLESFCEFRGTSEEDLNVAGELITNICGALEVHANVQNGMSEKDALNSFAQKVLGSIDK; encoded by the coding sequence ATGAAATTACCAGTAATCAGACAATTCTATCAGAATCAAACTCCTGAGAACCTAGAAAAAACATTAGAAGTACTAGAAAGCTTCTGCGAATTCAGAGGAACAAGTGAAGAAGATTTAAATGTTGCAGGAGAGCTTATTACCAACATTTGTGGAGCTTTGGAAGTTCATGCTAATGTACAAAACGGAATGAGCGAAAAAGATGCTCTAAACTCTTTTGCACAAAAGGTTTTAGGATCTATTGATAAGTAG
- a CDS encoding acyl-CoA reductase codes for MNTENQVLGLIKLSDYIKAFLAKKPEDHNEDDVNIELLLKKSEIGNPWFTVDNQKFALQQWADLLTEDTLKNWLKNYSISKISKKVGLILAGNIPLVGFHDVISVVLSNHIPLIKLSSKDKYLIPFLLNKWKEFSGDQVQFEFVEKLENFDAVIATGSNNTARYLEYYFKNHLSIIRKNRTSVAVLKGDETDEELQLLAKDIFQYFGLGCRNVTRIFIPQDFVIDRLFENFLGFKDIINHNKYANNYDYNRAVYLLNLEKFWDNNFVMLKEDDKLFSPLSVINFSRYESLEDVTGFIAENEENIQCVVAKDELGLDSISFGEAQNPGLDTYADNVDTMKFLELV; via the coding sequence ATGAATACCGAAAATCAAGTTTTAGGACTTATTAAATTAAGTGATTATATAAAAGCGTTTTTAGCGAAGAAACCGGAAGATCACAATGAAGATGATGTAAATATTGAATTATTATTAAAGAAATCCGAAATAGGAAATCCGTGGTTCACTGTTGATAATCAGAAATTTGCTCTGCAACAATGGGCGGATCTTCTTACGGAGGATACCCTCAAAAACTGGCTTAAAAATTATTCAATCTCGAAAATTTCCAAGAAAGTTGGACTTATTTTAGCTGGAAATATTCCTTTGGTAGGATTTCACGATGTGATCTCTGTTGTACTAAGTAATCACATTCCTTTAATTAAGCTGTCGTCTAAAGATAAATATCTGATCCCGTTTTTGTTAAATAAATGGAAAGAGTTTTCCGGCGATCAGGTACAGTTTGAATTTGTAGAAAAATTAGAGAATTTTGATGCCGTTATTGCGACTGGAAGTAATAATACAGCAAGATATCTTGAATATTATTTTAAAAATCATTTGAGTATTATCCGTAAAAACAGAACTTCTGTTGCTGTTTTAAAAGGTGACGAAACTGATGAAGAGTTACAGCTTTTGGCAAAAGATATTTTCCAATATTTTGGATTAGGATGCAGAAATGTGACGAGAATTTTTATTCCTCAGGATTTTGTGATCGACAGGCTGTTTGAAAATTTCTTAGGATTTAAGGATATTATCAATCATAATAAATATGCTAATAATTATGATTATAACAGAGCTGTTTATCTTTTAAACCTAGAGAAATTCTGGGATAACAATTTTGTGATGTTGAAAGAAGATGATAAGTTGTTTAGCCCGCTTTCTGTGATTAATTTCAGTCGATATGAATCGTTGGAGGATGTGACAGGTTTTATTGCTGAAAATGAAGAAAATATTCAATGTGTAGTCGCTAAAGATGAGTTAGGTTTAGATTCAATTTCCTTTGGTGAAGCACAAAATCCGGGGCTTGATACCTATGCCGATAATGTGGATACGATGAAATTTTTAGAACTGGTCTGA
- a CDS encoding DUF922 domain-containing protein: protein MKLTFVICLLAANIVFGQKIIWQEGQKLKWDHFKSPVNRKNNPDVAAYTNCGWEYSVVKSSNPKSPVKIEIKTIFNEDKSWKDVNKINDYILLHEQKHFDIAEVFVRKFRKSVAENIRNSGDYNRLFKSIYNTISGEYKNFQAAYDRDTRHGMNKEKQAEYNAAISGELENLKSYQTP from the coding sequence ATGAAATTGACCTTTGTAATTTGTCTGTTAGCTGCTAATATTGTGTTTGGACAAAAAATTATCTGGCAGGAGGGGCAAAAATTAAAATGGGATCATTTTAAAAGCCCTGTCAACAGAAAAAATAATCCGGATGTTGCCGCCTATACCAATTGTGGTTGGGAATATTCTGTAGTGAAATCCAGCAATCCGAAATCGCCTGTAAAAATCGAAATAAAGACAATCTTCAACGAAGATAAATCTTGGAAAGATGTCAATAAAATCAATGATTATATTTTGCTCCATGAGCAGAAGCATTTTGATATTGCAGAGGTTTTTGTGAGAAAATTCAGAAAGTCTGTTGCTGAAAATATCAGAAATTCCGGTGATTACAATAGGTTATTTAAATCTATTTATAATACAATATCCGGCGAATATAAAAATTTTCAGGCAGCTTATGACAGAGATACCCGTCATGGGATGAATAAAGAAAAACAGGCCGAATATAATGCTGCTATTTCCGGTGAATTAGAAAACCTTAAAAGTTATCAAACCCCTTGA
- the rsmG gene encoding 16S rRNA (guanine(527)-N(7))-methyltransferase RsmG, with protein MSTSLLLKYFPDLTETQLEQFAKLETLYNEWNEKINVISRKDMESLYEKHILHSLGIAKVMEFAPGTKVLDIGTGGGFPGIPLAILFPETQFTLIDSIGKKISVVNAVAEGVGLTNITAIHGRAEKLKEKFHFVVSRAVTQMPEFLRWLKGKFEKEQFNPKHNGILYLKGGDLAEELAGLKCEIFNLKHYFDGEFFDTKKVVYVSKGNFNS; from the coding sequence ATGTCTACATCGTTACTATTAAAATATTTTCCGGATCTTACCGAGACACAGCTAGAACAGTTTGCAAAACTGGAAACCCTGTACAATGAATGGAATGAAAAGATCAACGTGATTTCCAGAAAAGATATGGAATCGTTGTATGAAAAACATATTCTGCACTCATTAGGGATTGCCAAAGTAATGGAATTTGCTCCCGGAACAAAAGTTCTGGATATCGGAACCGGAGGAGGTTTTCCCGGGATTCCTTTGGCGATTCTATTTCCTGAGACGCAATTTACCCTGATTGATTCAATTGGAAAGAAGATTAGTGTTGTAAATGCCGTGGCGGAAGGAGTTGGGCTAACCAATATTACAGCCATTCACGGAAGAGCAGAAAAGCTAAAAGAGAAATTCCACTTTGTGGTCAGTAGAGCCGTAACCCAAATGCCGGAATTCTTGCGATGGCTGAAAGGGAAATTTGAAAAAGAACAGTTTAACCCTAAACATAATGGAATTTTATATTTAAAAGGAGGAGATCTTGCAGAAGAACTTGCCGGGCTTAAATGTGAAATTTTTAATCTGAAACATTATTTTGATGGAGAGTTTTTTGACACTAAAAAAGTAGTTTATGTATCAAAAGGCAATTTTAATTCGTAA